The window TCTGGTGGTCCCGAGTATGTCGGTGATTCAGGGACAATTTAACTTACGCGTCAAACGATAACGCTACTATTAATACCGTTATGTAATATGTAACTATATTGTGTTGAGATTACACAATCAAACGAATTCAGACATTGAGTTAACCCATCCGTCACAGTCTTTTTGTCGTTGAAAACCTAGTCCGATATTTTCCCTAAAATTTGGTCTTTTTCTAGATATTTGCGttttatatctattatgtatTCATCAGTATAACACAACAATCCATTTTTGAATTTCAGTGCCTCAATTGCGTGCATAATGCTAATAACGTATTGTTCTGTGTCTCTTGCATTGGCTTTATTACTAATTAAACAGTATCGTCTCTCACATTCATTCAAAAAGTTATCTAAGTCAGGTAGTTTTCTTAGCCATTGATCTATTGTCTGATATTCGTTCATTATTTCAGCATGAGTGAAAATGATTATAATGAAATGTTTGAGGTTTTccccaaaatatttaaaaaatgttttaatggaTTCAATATCGTCTTTTCTGATACGACCATActccattataaataaaaaagcgTGGGGACCAGGTGCTGCTAAATGAATACACCTCTTTATTTCTAGCTCGGTCtccttttcattttcatttattccAAATATGCCTGGTGTATCAATTAAAAGAACAGGTTTTCGACGCACGGTTCCTTTTACCATTACACATTTCTTTGTTACCAATGTAGGGTCATCTGTTGCCTC of the Mytilus galloprovincialis chromosome 8, xbMytGall1.hap1.1, whole genome shotgun sequence genome contains:
- the LOC143043470 gene encoding GTPase IMAP family member 9-like isoform X1, producing MACHGLISVLQDTFDVKYFAGENRDPEEGSNELYGHAKIRETGIQDLQEESSNDTYNEKRSITESTNQHDSPFTLEQSVTRLTLPGETRSTVYSGEKETRIVLIGKIGAGKSSTANSLFGCNCFEATDDPTLVTKKCVMVKGTVRRKPVLLIDTPGIFGINENEKETELEIKRCIHLAAPGPHAFLFIMEYGRIRKDDIESIKTFFKYFGENLKHFIIIIFTHAEIMNEYQTIDQWLRKLPDLDNFLNECERRYCLISNKANARDTEQYVISIMHAIEALKFKNGLLCYTDEYIIDIKRKYLEKDQILGKISD
- the LOC143043470 gene encoding GTPase IMAP family member 9-like isoform X2 codes for the protein MAAGFVVYIIWFTCGENRDPEEGSNELYGHAKIRETGIQDLQEESSNDTYNEKRSITESTNQHDSPFTLEQSVTRLTLPGETRSTVYSGEKETRIVLIGKIGAGKSSTANSLFGCNCFEATDDPTLVTKKCVMVKGTVRRKPVLLIDTPGIFGINENEKETELEIKRCIHLAAPGPHAFLFIMEYGRIRKDDIESIKTFFKYFGENLKHFIIIIFTHAEIMNEYQTIDQWLRKLPDLDNFLNECERRYCLISNKANARDTEQYVISIMHAIEALKFKNGLLCYTDEYIIDIKRKYLEKDQILGKISD